One genomic window of Paenisporosarcina antarctica includes the following:
- a CDS encoding ParM/StbA family protein: MNTSRICAIDVGNDSVKALFGKSDYELYIPNVIARATEDRPVIGIEDLNEKDPIEGIHIKVHSPALRENNVVYRVGSLATKSDNASELDPGSSKSEEDQTLVMLFASLALDAVREENSGIFKKNNNVIDANYTLGTGLPLREVKEGKDVGYRSQLLGSVHQVEFLVTPKYQGLKVNIKFDQVKIYPEGFAAYINLVMDKDLNIINRDLIDKSILIQDIGGLSTDVAVIKNRNVDDDKAQGFNLGVSEALEAIREEIRLKHGVELDSRRDVVDIITRKNDRNHIMVKGSRTSVHDITDRILLELAKKEYRHLRNVWQKNSQTEICYFVGGGAIVLKEYIKTINNNLNGYNIEFFEDEKESIWMMANAYYKLISDFVRKNNKEVNNKEVKNKELVNKK; the protein is encoded by the coding sequence ATGAATACTTCTAGAATTTGTGCAATTGATGTAGGAAACGACTCGGTTAAAGCTTTATTTGGAAAGTCGGATTATGAACTTTACATACCTAATGTAATTGCGAGGGCTACTGAAGACAGACCAGTTATTGGAATCGAAGACTTAAATGAAAAGGATCCGATTGAGGGAATTCATATTAAAGTTCACTCCCCCGCCCTAAGAGAGAATAATGTAGTTTATCGTGTTGGTAGCTTAGCGACAAAAAGCGACAATGCAAGTGAACTAGACCCAGGTAGCAGCAAATCAGAGGAAGATCAAACTTTGGTTATGCTCTTTGCTTCTTTGGCATTAGATGCAGTTAGGGAAGAAAATTCTGGTATTTTCAAAAAGAATAATAATGTAATTGATGCAAATTATACGCTAGGTACGGGATTACCACTTCGTGAAGTAAAAGAAGGAAAAGATGTAGGTTATCGCTCACAGCTATTAGGATCGGTTCATCAAGTTGAATTTTTAGTAACTCCTAAATACCAGGGATTAAAGGTTAATATTAAATTTGACCAAGTAAAGATTTACCCTGAGGGGTTCGCTGCCTATATTAACTTGGTAATGGACAAAGATTTAAATATTATTAACAGAGACTTAATTGACAAGAGTATCTTGATTCAGGATATTGGAGGCCTATCAACTGATGTGGCTGTCATTAAAAATCGTAACGTAGACGATGATAAAGCACAGGGATTCAATCTTGGTGTATCTGAAGCTTTAGAAGCAATAAGAGAAGAAATTAGATTAAAACATGGTGTTGAATTAGATAGTCGCAGAGATGTTGTAGATATCATCACTAGAAAAAATGATCGAAATCATATTATGGTAAAAGGAAGCCGCACAAGCGTCCATGATATTACAGATCGAATTCTTTTAGAGTTAGCTAAGAAAGAATATCGCCATTTACGTAATGTTTGGCAAAAAAATTCTCAAACAGAAATCTGTTATTTTGTAGGCGGGGGAGCCATCGTTTTAAAAGAATATATCAAAACAATTAATAATAATTTAAATGGCTACAATATTGAATTCTTTGAAGACGAAAAGGAAAGTATTTGGATGATGGCAAATGCTTATTATAAATTAATCTCTGATTTTGTTAGAAAGAATAATAAAGAAGTAAATAATAAAGAAGTAAAAAATAAAGAGTTAGTAAACAAAAAGTAG
- a CDS encoding malate:quinone oxidoreductase: MSNRHEKTDVILIGAGVMSATLGAMLKELAPEWEIKVFEKLEKAGAESSNEWNNAGTGHAALCELNYTPEKSDGSVEISKAIAINEQFQLSRQFWSYLVNNKRISNPQDFIMPIPHISMVQGVNNVRFLEKRFEALSMNPLFKGMEYSDDPEKLKEWFPLIMDGRTSDEPIAATKIDSGTDVNFGALTEMMFDHLKNKNVEINYKHSVKDIKRTSDGLWEVKVQNLANDLIEYHTAKFLFIGGGGGSLPLLQKTGIPESKHIGGFPVSGMFLVCKNPEIVEQHHAKVYGKAKVGAPPMSVPHLDTRFIDNKKSLLFGPFAGFSPKFLKTGSNLDLIGSVKPNNVFTMLAAGAKEMPLTKYLIQQVLLSNEKRIEELQEFIPTAKLADWDVVVAGQRVQVIKDTEAGGKGTLQFGTEIVTAADGSIAALLGASPGASTAVHAMLEIFKKCFPQHQEEWEPKIKEMIPSYGVSLADNPQLFEEIHTSTANALGLNEMNISASASSDVEVTLVNE; encoded by the coding sequence ATGAGCAACCGACATGAAAAAACAGATGTTATCTTAATTGGTGCTGGAGTCATGAGCGCGACTCTGGGAGCGATGCTCAAAGAGTTGGCACCGGAATGGGAAATCAAAGTGTTTGAGAAGCTCGAAAAAGCGGGAGCGGAAAGCTCCAACGAGTGGAATAATGCGGGTACGGGGCATGCTGCGCTGTGCGAGCTTAACTATACACCCGAGAAATCTGACGGATCTGTAGAAATTAGCAAAGCGATAGCAATTAATGAACAGTTTCAGCTTTCTAGACAGTTTTGGTCTTATCTTGTAAACAATAAGCGAATCAGTAACCCGCAGGATTTTATTATGCCAATACCTCATATAAGTATGGTACAGGGAGTAAACAATGTAAGGTTTTTGGAAAAACGCTTTGAAGCGCTGTCAATGAATCCTCTTTTTAAAGGCATGGAATATTCTGATGACCCTGAAAAACTGAAAGAATGGTTTCCTTTAATAATGGATGGCCGTACATCTGATGAACCGATTGCGGCAACAAAAATTGACTCTGGAACGGATGTCAATTTCGGCGCATTAACGGAAATGATGTTTGACCACTTAAAGAATAAAAACGTGGAGATCAACTACAAACATAGCGTTAAGGATATTAAACGTACCAGTGACGGTTTGTGGGAAGTGAAAGTTCAAAATTTAGCTAACGATCTAATTGAATACCATACTGCAAAATTTCTCTTTATCGGAGGCGGGGGCGGAAGTTTGCCTTTGCTACAAAAAACCGGTATTCCCGAATCAAAACATATTGGAGGATTCCCGGTAAGTGGGATGTTCCTGGTCTGCAAGAATCCGGAAATTGTTGAGCAGCATCATGCAAAAGTATACGGCAAAGCTAAGGTCGGAGCTCCTCCGATGTCGGTTCCGCATCTAGATACAAGATTTATTGATAATAAAAAATCGTTGCTGTTTGGACCATTTGCAGGCTTCTCGCCAAAGTTCCTAAAAACAGGCTCCAATCTTGATTTGATCGGTTCCGTAAAACCGAATAATGTCTTCACTATGCTGGCTGCAGGGGCAAAAGAGATGCCATTGACAAAATACCTGATCCAGCAAGTCTTGTTATCGAATGAAAAGCGCATTGAAGAATTGCAGGAATTTATTCCAACCGCTAAACTCGCGGATTGGGATGTCGTGGTAGCAGGCCAACGTGTGCAAGTCATTAAAGATACAGAGGCCGGTGGTAAAGGGACGCTTCAATTTGGTACGGAAATTGTCACCGCTGCTGATGGATCGATAGCTGCATTGCTGGGTGCTTCTCCAGGTGCTTCTACTGCCGTTCACGCCATGCTTGAGATATTTAAAAAATGCTTCCCGCAGCATCAGGAAGAGTGGGAACCTAAGATAAAAGAAATGATTCCTTCTTACGGAGTTTCGCTGGCTGACAATCCACAACTATTTGAAGAAATTCACACTTCAACAGCAAATGCGCTTGGTCTGAACGAAATGAATATTTCTGCATCTGCCTCTTCTGACGTGGAAGTAACACTGGTAAATGAATAA
- a CDS encoding sulfite exporter TauE/SafE family protein, with protein sequence MDIFIFIFIILVASILQTSTGFGFSILATPFLLLLFKPMEAIQINLILSLVISFALIIKIKKDIDYGILKRFIIGSTSGLPIGIMIFLVLDLKNLMLGISLIILGLTLLLILKFRITQTRKKDIVVGGLSGMLTSSIGMPGPPLLLYFSGTDTDKSKLRGTTLAFYLFIYLMSLIIQVIFTGTNKTIWISSMYALPIVFIGLFLGQILFKSINQNFFRIFTYIILLFTGIYMLIEGWK encoded by the coding sequence TTGGATATATTTATTTTTATTTTCATCATTTTGGTTGCCTCCATATTACAAACAAGTACAGGGTTTGGTTTTTCAATTTTAGCTACACCATTTCTTCTTTTATTATTTAAACCAATGGAAGCGATTCAAATCAATTTAATCTTATCGCTTGTCATATCTTTTGCCTTAATCATTAAAATAAAAAAAGATATAGACTATGGGATTTTGAAACGATTTATTATAGGTAGTACTAGTGGATTACCAATAGGTATTATGATCTTTTTAGTATTGGATTTAAAGAATTTGATGTTGGGAATAAGCCTTATCATTTTAGGTTTAACTCTATTGCTAATACTAAAGTTCCGTATCACTCAAACAAGAAAAAAAGACATAGTTGTAGGTGGTCTGTCGGGAATGTTGACAAGCAGTATTGGCATGCCCGGACCGCCCCTATTGCTTTATTTTTCTGGAACAGATACTGATAAATCAAAATTGCGAGGTACTACTTTAGCATTTTATTTATTTATCTATTTGATGAGTTTAATCATTCAAGTTATTTTTACAGGAACAAATAAAACGATCTGGATTTCAAGTATGTATGCCTTACCTATCGTATTTATAGGTTTATTTTTGGGTCAGATTTTGTTTAAATCGATTAACCAAAATTTCTTCCGGATATTTACATATATAATCCTGCTATTTACAGGCATTTATATGTTAATCGAGGGTTGGAAGTGA
- a CDS encoding SRPBCC family protein, translated as MAFIKEVHINAPVEIVFKAASDFNNSVFIMDNVVGIEVLTEGPVQKGTKIKEIREVRGRTIESILIFTEFVTNQRYSVKSEINGILIEYHYSFHPQDSGTVVNFEGFIRTKGFKNALLKPIITAIIKKEDGDHLERLKAFIERKED; from the coding sequence TTGGCTTTTATTAAAGAAGTTCATATCAACGCACCTGTGGAAATTGTATTTAAGGCTGCATCAGATTTCAACAATTCTGTATTCATCATGGATAACGTAGTAGGAATTGAAGTATTAACGGAAGGACCGGTTCAAAAGGGAACGAAAATAAAAGAAATAAGAGAAGTTAGAGGAAGAACGATAGAGTCGATATTAATTTTTACAGAATTCGTAACTAACCAAAGATACTCAGTGAAAAGTGAAATTAATGGTATTTTAATTGAATATCACTATTCTTTTCATCCACAGGATAGCGGAACAGTTGTTAATTTTGAAGGTTTTATTCGGACAAAAGGATTCAAGAATGCCCTGTTGAAACCGATTATTACAGCAATAATTAAAAAGGAAGATGGAGATCATCTTGAAAGACTAAAAGCGTTTATTGAGCGAAAAGAAGATTAA
- a CDS encoding PadR family transcriptional regulator — translation MSNLQNSLTTELRRGTLTLAVLSQLRTPQYGYSLAQRLESCGITIDQSTLYPLLRRLERQELVTSTWDKTESRPRRYYVLNEYGTETFEQLKNEWEKTSQELYLLLKGENHDETN, via the coding sequence ATGAGCAATCTTCAAAATTCATTGACCACTGAATTACGTAGAGGAACATTGACGCTGGCTGTTTTAAGCCAGTTGCGAACTCCCCAATATGGCTATTCTCTCGCCCAACGCTTGGAGAGCTGCGGAATTACGATTGACCAAAGTACGCTCTACCCATTGCTTCGCCGCCTAGAAAGACAAGAACTAGTGACGAGCACATGGGATAAAACTGAAAGCAGACCGCGCAGGTATTATGTGCTAAATGAATACGGTACAGAGACTTTCGAACAACTGAAAAACGAATGGGAAAAAACATCACAGGAGTTATATTTATTGTTGAAAGGAGAGAATCATGATGAAACTAATTGA
- a CDS encoding branched-chain amino acid aminotransferase, whose translation MCKYELEIVKSMNMKDKIQKDQVPFGKTFTDHMFIMDYETGKGWYDPRIVPYAPITLDPAAMIFHYGQTVFEGMKAYRGEDNRILLFRPDKNFQRLNLSSERLCIPPIDVERVMDYLTQLISLEQDWVPSKEGTSLYIRPYIISTEPGLAVAPSQTYKLMIILAPVGSYFSGGIKPVRISVEDQFTRAVKGGTGMAKTAGNYSSGFQAQAKASKEGNADVLWLDGVEKRYIEEVGSMNIFFKINGEIVTPELNGSILKGITRMSIIELLKEWGIPVVERKISIEELSQAYTEGHLEEAFGTGTAAVISPVGELNWLGRKMIINNNEIGEVSKKLYDTITGIQTGKIEDLHDWTVEIK comes from the coding sequence ATGTGTAAATATGAACTTGAAATCGTAAAAAGTATGAATATGAAAGACAAAATTCAAAAGGATCAAGTTCCATTTGGTAAAACTTTTACGGATCACATGTTTATCATGGATTATGAAACAGGTAAAGGTTGGTATGATCCGAGAATTGTTCCTTATGCACCGATCACATTAGACCCTGCCGCTATGATTTTTCATTATGGACAGACTGTCTTTGAAGGAATGAAAGCCTATCGAGGAGAAGATAATCGCATTTTATTGTTCAGACCTGATAAGAATTTCCAAAGATTAAATCTATCTAGCGAACGTTTATGTATACCTCCTATTGATGTAGAACGTGTGATGGATTACCTTACACAATTGATTAGCCTTGAACAAGATTGGGTGCCATCTAAAGAAGGAACGTCTCTTTACATACGTCCGTATATCATTTCAACGGAGCCAGGTCTTGCGGTAGCACCTTCCCAAACATATAAACTAATGATTATCCTTGCACCTGTTGGATCTTACTTTAGTGGGGGCATTAAACCGGTCAGAATCAGTGTAGAAGACCAGTTCACTAGAGCTGTAAAAGGTGGGACTGGTATGGCGAAGACTGCAGGAAACTATTCGTCTGGTTTCCAAGCACAAGCCAAAGCAAGCAAAGAAGGTAATGCTGACGTCTTATGGTTAGATGGCGTGGAAAAAAGATATATTGAAGAAGTTGGTAGCATGAACATCTTCTTTAAAATTAATGGTGAGATCGTAACTCCTGAATTGAATGGATCCATTCTAAAAGGGATTACAAGAATGTCAATTATTGAATTGCTAAAAGAATGGGGCATCCCAGTTGTCGAAAGAAAAATATCTATAGAAGAGTTGTCTCAAGCATATACGGAAGGCCATCTAGAAGAAGCCTTTGGTACAGGTACAGCAGCGGTCATTTCTCCTGTTGGAGAGTTGAATTGGTTAGGTAGAAAAATGATTATTAACAATAATGAAATAGGCGAAGTATCTAAAAAATTATACGATACGATTACAGGTATTCAAACTGGCAAGATAGAAGATCTACACGATTGGACCGTAGAAATTAAATAA
- a CDS encoding proline iminopeptidase-family hydrolase — protein MNHSEEGYIPVTGGNVYYRKTGDGPGVPLLVLHGGPGGMSRESDPLRLLGNHRPVIHYDQLGCGNSDRPEDLSLWTVERYVKELSQVREALGLEEVHILGHSWGTMLAAAYLLQQPTGVKSVIFSSPCLNARMWERDQKDYLMDLPQESQDIIERSERDHTTDSDEYQQAMIQFYERHVCRALPWPQEFLDNMKKSNHTIYGFMWGASEFTVTGTLQDFDVTDRLNEIDIPSLFTCGHFDEATPKTTKYYADLIPGSEFHVFENSSHMPGVEEPYAYVNKVRNFLNSLIS, from the coding sequence ATGAATCATTCAGAAGAAGGATATATTCCGGTTACAGGTGGAAATGTTTATTATAGAAAGACCGGAGATGGCCCTGGTGTCCCTCTACTGGTATTGCATGGTGGCCCCGGTGGAATGAGCAGAGAATCGGATCCGCTAAGACTTTTAGGTAACCATCGACCGGTGATTCACTATGACCAGCTTGGCTGTGGGAATTCTGATCGTCCTGAGGATTTGTCATTATGGACTGTAGAACGTTACGTTAAAGAATTGTCCCAAGTGAGAGAGGCCCTAGGATTGGAGGAAGTTCATATTCTTGGTCATTCTTGGGGGACGATGCTCGCAGCGGCATACCTGCTTCAACAACCAACAGGCGTAAAAAGTGTGATTTTTTCTAGTCCGTGCTTGAACGCACGTATGTGGGAGCGTGACCAAAAAGACTATTTGATGGATTTACCACAAGAGTCACAGGATATCATTGAACGTAGTGAACGAGATCACACAACTGACTCAGATGAATACCAACAGGCTATGATTCAGTTTTATGAACGTCACGTGTGCCGAGCACTTCCTTGGCCACAAGAATTTCTGGACAATATGAAAAAATCGAACCATACCATTTATGGATTCATGTGGGGAGCCTCCGAGTTTACCGTAACCGGCACATTACAAGATTTTGATGTGACCGACAGATTGAACGAAATCGATATTCCAAGTCTTTTTACATGCGGTCATTTTGATGAAGCAACGCCTAAAACAACGAAATACTATGCAGATTTAATTCCAGGATCTGAGTTTCATGTATTCGAGAACAGTTCACATATGCCTGGAGTAGAAGAACCTTATGCATATGTGAATAAAGTTCGAAATTTTTTGAACAGTCTAATCTCGTAA
- a CDS encoding LURP-one-related/scramblase family protein, with amino-acid sequence MKQLYIKQKVLSLSGKFTVKDQQEKDVYYVEGSFMKIPKTFSIMNTAREEVALITKKVFSFLPKFFVEVNGQEVLTIKKEFSFIKARYSIDAAGIDVHGNWWEMDFQVLQYGEVVGKVSKEWFTWGDSYKVQILNEEMESIIIALVVAIDCVKADQAAASSAAVT; translated from the coding sequence ATGAAGCAACTTTACATAAAGCAAAAAGTGTTAAGTCTAAGTGGCAAATTTACGGTAAAAGATCAACAGGAAAAGGATGTTTATTATGTGGAAGGTAGTTTCATGAAAATTCCAAAGACTTTCTCCATTATGAATACAGCCAGAGAAGAAGTCGCTCTCATTACGAAAAAGGTGTTCAGTTTTTTACCAAAGTTTTTTGTTGAAGTGAATGGTCAAGAGGTGTTAACAATTAAGAAGGAGTTTTCCTTCATTAAAGCACGCTATTCGATTGACGCGGCAGGTATTGATGTACATGGAAACTGGTGGGAAATGGATTTTCAGGTGTTACAGTACGGCGAAGTTGTCGGTAAAGTGAGCAAGGAATGGTTCACTTGGGGTGATAGTTACAAGGTTCAAATATTGAATGAAGAGATGGAGTCTATCATTATTGCACTCGTTGTCGCAATTGATTGTGTGAAGGCTGATCAAGCAGCTGCTTCCTCAGCAGCAGTGACGTAA
- a CDS encoding TraB/GumN family protein gives MTEENITRINLNGKELILIGTAHVSKQSAEQVKEVIERERPDSVCIELDEQRYQSVMDSNKWREMDIFKVIKEKKATLLLMNLAISSFQNRLAKQFDIKPGQEMIQGIESAKESGANLVLADRNIQITFSRIWHNIGLSGKAQLLSAIFLSIFSKDTISEEDLEKMKSQDTLNTILAEFTKSFPKLKTPLIDERDQYLAQKIKDAPGDKVVAVLGAAHIPGIKVEIYKEHDLEVLSQKPPKSIVPKIIGWAIPLLIISVIAYTFFANPSAGFDQALSWILWNGTLAAIGAAVAFGHPLAILSAFIAAPITSLYPLLAAGWVSGIVQAYIRRPNVGDFETLSEDVFTIKGFWDNKVTRILLVVVLTNLGSTLGTIIGGTEVIRVFLKSF, from the coding sequence ATGACGGAAGAAAACATTACTCGTATTAATTTAAATGGCAAAGAGTTGATCCTAATCGGAACGGCTCATGTATCGAAGCAAAGTGCAGAGCAAGTTAAAGAAGTGATCGAAAGAGAGAGACCTGATTCAGTTTGTATAGAGTTGGATGAACAACGATATCAGTCTGTTATGGATAGTAATAAATGGAGAGAAATGGATATTTTTAAGGTCATTAAAGAGAAGAAAGCGACATTACTTTTGATGAATTTAGCGATTTCTTCATTTCAAAATCGTTTAGCAAAACAATTTGATATTAAACCTGGTCAGGAAATGATTCAAGGGATTGAATCAGCTAAAGAGTCAGGTGCAAATCTTGTGTTAGCTGATCGAAATATACAAATTACTTTTTCCCGAATTTGGCATAATATCGGGCTGTCTGGTAAGGCTCAACTTCTTTCTGCGATTTTTTTAAGCATTTTCAGCAAAGATACGATTTCAGAAGAAGACCTTGAAAAAATGAAATCTCAAGATACGCTAAACACGATTCTTGCTGAATTCACGAAATCATTTCCAAAGTTAAAAACACCGTTAATTGATGAACGAGATCAATATTTAGCTCAGAAAATTAAGGATGCACCTGGAGATAAAGTAGTAGCGGTTCTGGGTGCAGCACATATTCCTGGAATTAAAGTAGAAATTTATAAGGAACATGATTTAGAAGTCTTGTCTCAAAAACCACCTAAATCCATCGTTCCAAAAATTATTGGATGGGCAATTCCACTGCTCATTATTTCAGTTATTGCTTATACTTTCTTTGCTAATCCTTCTGCTGGTTTCGATCAGGCGTTAAGCTGGATTTTGTGGAATGGAACCTTAGCAGCCATTGGTGCTGCTGTTGCTTTTGGACATCCACTGGCCATATTGTCAGCCTTTATTGCAGCGCCAATAACCTCACTATATCCACTGCTAGCAGCTGGTTGGGTTTCGGGAATTGTTCAAGCCTATATCCGTCGACCGAACGTTGGGGACTTTGAAACGCTTTCAGAAGATGTGTTTACTATAAAAGGGTTTTGGGACAATAAGGTCACGCGCATCCTACTTGTGGTCGTCCTAACCAACTTAGGAAGCACTTTAGGAACTATTATTGGAGGAACCGAGGTCATACGGGTCTTCTTAAAAAGTTTTTAG
- a CDS encoding nucleotidyltransferase domain-containing protein: protein MKELIRRKLIEIEENYQVKVLYAVESGSRAWGFPSKDSDYDVRFIYVHQPDWYLSIDPQGVGKKRDVIEVPINDLLDISGWEITKALRLFRKSNPALLEWMRSDIVYYQAYSFIDQMRELEPQVFYSNATIYHYLNMAKNNYREYLQGSEVKSKKYFYVLRPVLACKWIEENRTVPPISFQELVNELVPVGELKSEIELLLKRKIAGDELDLEPRIQLINYFLGNEMDRLEAYVKTISEEIEDPTAKLNVLFRSTLNEVWG, encoded by the coding sequence ATGAAAGAATTAATTCGACGGAAACTTATAGAAATTGAAGAAAACTATCAGGTGAAAGTGTTATACGCTGTGGAATCGGGTAGTCGAGCATGGGGATTTCCTTCGAAAGACAGTGATTATGATGTAAGGTTCATTTATGTTCATCAACCAGACTGGTATCTGTCCATTGATCCACAGGGAGTGGGTAAGAAGCGAGATGTAATAGAAGTACCTATCAACGATTTGCTGGATATAAGTGGATGGGAAATCACAAAAGCATTACGGCTTTTTCGTAAAAGTAATCCAGCTCTCCTTGAATGGATGAGAAGTGATATTGTTTATTACCAAGCGTATTCATTTATTGATCAAATGCGGGAGTTGGAACCTCAAGTATTCTACTCCAATGCGACGATCTATCATTATTTAAATATGGCGAAAAACAATTATCGTGAATACTTACAAGGCTCAGAAGTGAAAAGTAAAAAGTATTTCTATGTGCTTAGACCTGTATTGGCTTGTAAGTGGATTGAAGAGAATCGAACAGTGCCACCCATTAGTTTTCAAGAACTAGTAAATGAGCTAGTGCCTGTCGGCGAGCTGAAAAGTGAGATTGAACTTCTCTTAAAACGTAAAATTGCTGGTGATGAATTAGATTTGGAACCAAGAATTCAACTGATTAATTATTTCCTGGGAAATGAAATGGACCGTTTGGAAGCTTACGTCAAAACAATTTCAGAAGAGATTGAAGATCCTACGGCAAAGTTAAATGTGTTATTTAGAAGTACCTTGAATGAAGTTTGGGGATAA
- a CDS encoding ECF transporter S component: protein MQKTITTTYSNKRTFDLILTSMAIALVFVATLLLNIKLPITANGGLVHLGTAMLFIISMVFGPKKGLIAGAIGMGLFDLVSGWTLWAPITILARGFQGYIVGKIAWSNGLNGGSKTFNIIAAVVSIPVMLVVYYIGEAIIFSSWIIPAASIPGNIVQNVVGLLVAIPAVIALKKVPFFKKGL, encoded by the coding sequence ATGCAAAAAACTATAACAACAACTTATTCAAACAAACGAACATTCGATTTGATCCTGACCTCGATGGCCATTGCCCTTGTCTTTGTTGCCACATTATTATTGAATATTAAATTGCCAATTACAGCGAATGGCGGTTTGGTCCACTTGGGAACAGCAATGCTCTTCATCATCTCCATGGTATTTGGTCCTAAAAAAGGCCTGATCGCCGGAGCTATCGGAATGGGATTATTCGATTTGGTATCTGGATGGACATTATGGGCTCCGATAACCATATTGGCACGTGGATTTCAAGGATATATCGTAGGAAAGATTGCCTGGTCAAACGGCCTCAACGGCGGCAGCAAAACTTTCAATATCATCGCCGCTGTCGTCTCTATTCCCGTTATGCTCGTTGTATATTACATCGGTGAAGCCATCATCTTTAGTAGCTGGATTATCCCCGCAGCCTCGATTCCGGGCAATATCGTCCAAAACGTGGTCGGACTCCTTGTAGCGATTCCAGCAGTGATTGCGCTGAAAAAAGTTCCATTTTTTAAAAAAGGGTTATGA
- a CDS encoding MATE family efflux transporter: MSTIKAENRHGNKLNLFNLTWPIFLEVFLFMLMGIVDTFMLSALSDDAVSGVGAANQYIHIAILVLEVVGTGAAIVVSQYLGSKRLKEASKISALAVTLNLGIGLLISAGYLLFSKSMMTAMNLQGEVLAHAEQYLSIVGGAIFLQAIINSLAAIIRVHGYTKQTMFVSLGMNIIHVVGNYLLIFGHFGFPELGVQGAAISSVISRFIALIFFFWLLYQVVEYRIKFHYYITLSKEYIGRILNIGIPAAFEQVMYQACQLVFLYYATYLGAESLAARQYAMNISMFTFLFAIAIGMGTAIIIGRLVGANEKEEAYMRLWKSLKYALIFTVSMVILVMIFRYQLISLFTDNPEVINIAASVLLLGIFLETGRTMNIVIINSLRATGDAKFPVLIGVFSMVLMSLPLGYFLVFHLNMGLPGIWLAIAVDEWTRAIIMYFRWKSRAWEKYALVPPESSEKKTTTQ; encoded by the coding sequence ATGTCAACGATTAAAGCTGAAAATAGACATGGAAATAAGCTGAATTTATTTAACTTAACTTGGCCTATTTTTTTAGAAGTGTTTCTTTTTATGTTAATGGGAATCGTTGATACGTTCATGCTCAGTGCACTATCAGACGATGCAGTGTCTGGCGTTGGCGCAGCCAATCAGTATATACATATAGCCATTTTAGTACTAGAAGTAGTCGGAACTGGTGCGGCAATTGTTGTATCTCAATACCTTGGTTCAAAGCGATTGAAAGAAGCGTCCAAAATATCTGCGCTTGCTGTTACATTAAATTTAGGTATTGGTCTCCTGATCAGTGCTGGTTATCTGTTGTTTTCAAAAAGTATGATGACAGCCATGAATCTACAAGGAGAGGTATTGGCGCATGCTGAACAATATTTGTCTATTGTCGGAGGGGCAATTTTTCTTCAGGCCATCATTAATTCATTAGCTGCCATTATTCGCGTACATGGCTATACAAAACAAACCATGTTCGTTTCATTAGGTATGAACATTATTCATGTTGTTGGCAACTATTTGCTGATTTTTGGTCACTTTGGATTTCCAGAATTGGGTGTTCAAGGTGCAGCTATTTCATCCGTCATAAGCCGTTTTATTGCACTGATTTTCTTCTTTTGGTTACTCTATCAAGTAGTCGAATATCGTATAAAGTTTCACTATTACATTACACTATCAAAAGAATATATTGGTAGAATATTGAATATAGGGATTCCGGCAGCGTTTGAGCAAGTGATGTATCAAGCGTGTCAACTGGTCTTTTTATATTATGCAACGTATTTGGGAGCAGAATCATTAGCTGCCAGACAATATGCAATGAATATCTCCATGTTCACATTTTTATTTGCCATTGCTATAGGTATGGGTACGGCCATCATTATTGGCAGGTTAGTGGGGGCGAATGAAAAAGAAGAAGCCTATATGCGATTATGGAAAAGCTTGAAATATGCTCTTATCTTTACAGTAAGTATGGTTATTCTCGTGATGATTTTCCGCTATCAGCTCATCAGCTTGTTTACGGATAATCCTGAGGTCATTAATATAGCGGCATCCGTTCTTTTGCTAGGTATATTTTTAGAAACTGGTCGTACGATGAATATCGTGATCATTAATTCCTTACGTGCAACTGGGGATGCCAAATTCCCTGTTCTAATAGGTGTATTCTCAATGGTTTTGATGAGCTTACCATTAGGGTACTTTTTAGTTTTTCATTTAAATATGGGCCTCCCAGGCATATGGTTAGCCATTGCAGTAGATGAATGGACACGAGCTATAATTATGTATTTTCGTTGGAAAAGTAGAGCTTGGGAAAAATATGCCCTCGTTCCTCCTGAAAGTTCAGAGAAAAAAACTACAACTCAATAA